A window of Bacillus sp. DX3.1 genomic DNA:
ACAAAATCTTTATATATATAAATACAAATTAAAAAACCGACATAAAACCCTTCTTTTTAGGTGGGAGAGAGCATCCGACCATGCATAGAAGCGGTCAGATCCTTTTCCTGCCCAGACACAGTGAAAACAAAGAGAGAAAACGAGTGCAGGTCACCTTTTGTTATCCATAGCCGCGGCTATATGTCGAAAAATCAAAATGGATTTATATAGAATAACTTTCTTACTTATACAATACAAGCTATTAAACTACAGTTACATCAGTAAAATTTTCCAAAAAAATATTCTTTACTTATTTTATCTCTATATACAAGATATCAGCAATGCATTTTCGTAAATTCATCATACATTGATATTCATTGTAAGATTAGCATTGAGAAATAAAGTGAAACTTTAATCAGTAGGGGTTTTACTGCCCGTTAATGCGGGATAAACTTTGAATTTCATGATTAAACAAAGAAGAAAAGGGATTATTTCATCGATAGAAGATTAATTGAGGAATATAAAAAGCTCGCAAACGCGAGCTTTTTATTAATATACAGACGTATTATTTTCTGATACATTTTCAAGAATTTCTTTTACACGACCTAAGAACTTACCACAAATCAAGCCGTCAAGTACGCGGTGATCAAGTGATAAGCATAAGTTAACCATATCACGTGCTCCGAACATACCGTTATCCATAATTACTGGACGTTTTACGATAGATTCAACTTGTAAAATAGCTGCTTGTGGGTGATTAATAATTCCCATAGACTGAACAGAACCAAATGATCCTGTGTTATTAATTGTGAATGTACCACCTTGCATTTCATCTGCTTTTAATGATTTCGTACGTACTTTTGTTGCAAGTTCCGTAATTTCACGAGCGATGCCTTTAATTGTTTTCTCATCGGCTTGTTTAATAACCGGTACAAATAATTCCGCTTCCGTTGCAACAGCGATAGAAAGGTTGATATCTTTCTTCTGAACGATTTTATCGCCAGCCCACATTGAATTAATTTGTGGATATTCTTTTAATGCTTGTGCAACTGCTTTTACGAAGAATGCAAAGAATGTTAAGTTAAAGCCTTCACGCTTTTTAAATTCACCTTTGATTGAATTACGGTATGTTACAAGATTCGTTACATCCACTTCAATCATCATCCAAGCGTGTGGTGCTTCATGTTTACTACGCAACATATTAGCAGCGATTGCTTTACGTACACCTGTAACTGGAATTTCGATATCTCCAGGCATTGTTGGTACTGATACTGGTTTTGCTGCTATTGGTGCTGGTGCAGCTGTTTTTGGCGCTTCTTGTGGTGTTGACGCTGGCGCAACAACTTCCGCTTTCTTAGCACCTGCTTGTGGAATATTTCCAGACTCCACTAATTTTAAAATATCTTTACGTGTAATACGGCCATTTGCTCCCGTACCTTCCACTAGATCTAAATCAATATTATGTTCACCCGCAAGCTTTAATACCGCTGGAGAAAAACGAAGTTTACCGTCAGTCGGTTGTTTAACTTTTGTTGCTTTTTCAGGTGCAACTGCTACTGATTCTGCATTTGTTGCTTCCCCTGTTTTCTCTTCCACTGCTGTTGCAGCTACTTCGTCTGCACCCTCTACTTGAATGACACAAACTACTTCTCCAACAGCAAGTGTATCGCCTTCACTAGCGATTAACTCCTTCACAATTCCTGTGAAAGAAGACGGTACTTCTGCATTAACTTTATCCGTCATTACTTCTGCAAGCGGATCGTATTTATTTACGTGATCGCCAACATTTACAAGCCATTTACTAATTGTACCTTCCGTTACACTTTCCCCAAGCTGAGGCATTGTAATATTTTCTACAGCCATGTATAGTCCCCCCGATTAAAATTCCGCAAGTTCACGCATTGCTTTTTCAACTTTATCTGGATTTACCATAAAGAATTTTTCCATTGTTGGTGCATATGGCATCGCTGGAACGTCTGGACCTGCAAGACGTGCAACTGGTGCATCAAGTTCAAATAAGCAGTTTTCTGCAATAATTGCCGCTACTTCACTTATGATGCTGCCCTCTTTATTGTCTTCCGTTACAAGAAGAACTTTACCTGTTTTTGAAGCCGCTTCAATAATCGCTTCTTTATCTAATGGATATACAGTACGTAAATCAAGAATGTGAGCCGAAATGCCATCTTGTGCTAATTTCTCAGCCGCTTGAAGAGCAAAGTGAACACATAATCCGTACGTGATAACAGTAATATCATCACCTTCACGTTTTACGTCTGCTTTTCCGATTGGTAATACATAATCATCTTCTGGCACTTCGCCTTTGATTAAGCGGTATGCACGTTTATGTTCAAAGAACAATACCGGATCTTCGTCACGAATTGCTGCTTTTAGTAAACCCTTCGCATCATATGGTGTAGAAGGAATGACAATTTTTAAACCTGGTTGGTTTGCAAACATTGCTTCTACAGACTGCGAATGATACAACGCACCGTGAACGCCGCCACCAAATGGTGCACGAATCGTGATTGGACAAGTCCAGTCATTATTTGAACGGTAACGAATTTTTGCTGCTTCAGAAACAATTTGGTTTACTGCTGGCATAATGAAATCAGCAAACTGTATTTCAGCAATTGGGCGCATACCGTACATTGCTGCACCGATTGCTACCCCAGCAATTGCAGATTCTGCAAGCGGTGTATCAAGTGCACGATCTTCACCAAACTGATCATATAAGCCGTGCGTTGCTTTAAATACGCCACCTTTTTTACCAACATCTTCTCCTAATACAAATACTTTCTCATCGCGTTCCATTTCCTCGCGCATTGCTAATGTAATTGCGTCAATATAAGACATTACAGCCATGAAACGTTCCCCCCTATTCTGCGTATACGTGCTTCAATGAATCTTCAGGTGCTGCATACGGAGCATTTTCTGCATATTCTGTTGCTTCGTTTACGATATGCATGATGTCATCTAACATTTGTTTTTCAGACTCCTCTGTTAACACGCCAACTTCTTTTAAGTAAGCAGCAAATGTAAAGATTGAATCTTGTTTCTTTGCTTCTTCTACTTCTTCTTTATCACGGTATACACGATCATCATCATCACTAGAGTGAGCCGTTAAACGGTATGATACCGCTTCAATTAACGTCGGGCCTTCTCCGCGACGTCCGCGATCTGCTGCTTCTTTTACAGCTTTATATACTTCAAGTGGATCATTGCCATCCACTGTGTATCCTGGCATACCGTAACCAATCGCACGGTCTGATACGTTTTTACATGCTAATTGCTTTTCAACTGGGATAGAAATTGCATACTTATTATTTTCACACATGAAGATAACAGGTAATTTATGCACACCAGCAAAGTTAGCACCTTCATGGAAGTCACCTTGGTTAGAAGAACCTTCACCAAATGTAACAAACGTTACTAAATCTTTCTTTTCCATCTTCCCTGCTAATGCAATACCTACTGCATGAGGTACTTGCGTTGTAACCGGTGATGAACCAGTCACAATACGGTTTTTCTTTTGACCGAAGTGGCCAGGCATTTGACGACCACCAGAGTTTGGATCTCCTGCTTTTGCAAAGCCAGACAACATAAGCTCTTTTGCTGTCATACCAAACGCTAGTACAACACCCATATCACGGTAATATGGCAATGCATAATCTTTTTCACGATCAAGTGCAAATGCTGCGCCTACTTGCGCTGCTTCTTGCCCTTGACACGAAATTACGAATGGAATTTTCCCTGCACGGTTTAATAACCACATACGTTCGTCAATTTTACGTGCAAGCAACATCGTACGATACATTTCTAATACTCGCTCATCGCTTAAGCCAAGCTCTTCATGGCGCTTTTCTTTTACTTCTGCCATTTTAACACCCTCCTAAATCCACATTTTATGCATGTATTGCTTTTCCATCTACTGCTAATGCAGCCTCACCAATTGCTTCTGATAATGATGGATGCGGATGAATTGTATGTGCAACTTCCCAAGGTGTTGCATCAAGTACTCTTGCAAGACCTGCTTCAGAAATCATGTCCGTTACATGTGGACCGATCATATGAACACCAAGAATGTCATTTGTTTCTTCATCAACAACAAGTTTGACAAATCCATCTGATTCTCCATATACAAGTGCTTTCCCGATTGCACGGAATGAGAATTTACCTATTTTTAATTGATATCCTTTGTCTTTGGCTTCTTGTTCTGTCAAACCGACAGAAGCAACTTCTGGACTACTGTATACACATTTCGATACCATAGAATAATCAATTGGCGTTACTTCTTTACCAGCAATATGTTCTACAGCGACAATGCCTTCATGAGAAGCAACGTGCGCAAGCTGTAAGCCACCAATTACATCGCCAATGGCATAAATATGTGATTCTTTCGTTTGATAAAATTCATTTGTTTGAATGTATCCTTTTTCTACAACGATATCTGTATTTTCTAAGCCAATATTTTGTGTGTTTGCTTGTCTTCCTACAGATACAAGCATTTTTTCAGCTGAAAATTCTTTATTTTCACCATTCAACTCTGCTTGGATTCGTACACCATTATCTTTTACCAACGTTTCTGGCAATACTTTTGCACCAGTCACAACTTTAATTCCTTTTTTCTTCAGAAGACGTTGCATTTCTTTTGAAACATCTTGGTCTTCAAGTGGCAGGACATGTTTTGCATATTCTAATATGGTAACTTCTACGCCAAAATCAGCAAGCATAGATGCCCATTCAATACCAATTACGCCACCACCAACAATAATGATAGAATCAGGAAGCGCTTCCATTTTTAGGGCGTGATCAGATGACATTACATATTCACCATCAAGTTCTAAACCTGGTAAAGAATTTGGGCGTGATCCCGTTGCAACGAGAACATTTTTCGGAATCAACATTTCATTCTCTTCTCCGCTCGCTAATTCAACAGAAATTGTTCCCGGCATTGGAGAGAAAATAGAAGGTCCAAGGATTCGGCCAATACCTTCAAACACATCAATTTTACCTTGCTTCATTAAATGTTGAACACCTTTATGAAGCTGCGTTACAATTTTTTCTTTACGCTCTTGCACTTTCGCAAAGTTCAATTCTACATTGCTCGTTACAACGCCAAACTCTTCCCCTTTTTTTGCAGTCGCAAAAACTTCGGCACTGCGCAGTAACGCTTTACTAGGAATACACCCTTTGTGTAAGCAAGTACCACCTAGATTATCTTTTTCAACAAGTGCTGTTTTCAGTCCTAGTTGTGATGCACGAATAGCAGCAACATATCCACCAGTACCGCCGCCAACGATGACTAAATCATATTCTTTTGCCATATCCTCAACCCCTAGCTACCGTTTCTTTTTCTCGTACAACATACTCTTTTGGAGCTTCTTCTTCACGTAACACACGAAGTGCGCCCTCTGCTAATGCTTGTAGTTCGTCTTCTCCAGGATGTA
This region includes:
- a CDS encoding dihydrolipoamide acetyltransferase family protein; the encoded protein is MAVENITMPQLGESVTEGTISKWLVNVGDHVNKYDPLAEVMTDKVNAEVPSSFTGIVKELIASEGDTLAVGEVVCVIQVEGADEVAATAVEEKTGEATNAESVAVAPEKATKVKQPTDGKLRFSPAVLKLAGEHNIDLDLVEGTGANGRITRKDILKLVESGNIPQAGAKKAEVVAPASTPQEAPKTAAPAPIAAKPVSVPTMPGDIEIPVTGVRKAIAANMLRSKHEAPHAWMMIEVDVTNLVTYRNSIKGEFKKREGFNLTFFAFFVKAVAQALKEYPQINSMWAGDKIVQKKDINLSIAVATEAELFVPVIKQADEKTIKGIAREITELATKVRTKSLKADEMQGGTFTINNTGSFGSVQSMGIINHPQAAILQVESIVKRPVIMDNGMFGARDMVNLCLSLDHRVLDGLICGKFLGRVKEILENVSENNTSVY
- the bfmBAB gene encoding 3-methyl-2-oxobutanoate dehydrogenase subunit beta, which encodes MAVMSYIDAITLAMREEMERDEKVFVLGEDVGKKGGVFKATHGLYDQFGEDRALDTPLAESAIAGVAIGAAMYGMRPIAEIQFADFIMPAVNQIVSEAAKIRYRSNNDWTCPITIRAPFGGGVHGALYHSQSVEAMFANQPGLKIVIPSTPYDAKGLLKAAIRDEDPVLFFEHKRAYRLIKGEVPEDDYVLPIGKADVKREGDDITVITYGLCVHFALQAAEKLAQDGISAHILDLRTVYPLDKEAIIEAASKTGKVLLVTEDNKEGSIISEVAAIIAENCLFELDAPVARLAGPDVPAMPYAPTMEKFFMVNPDKVEKAMRELAEF
- the bfmBAA gene encoding 3-methyl-2-oxobutanoate dehydrogenase subunit alpha — translated: MAEVKEKRHEELGLSDERVLEMYRTMLLARKIDERMWLLNRAGKIPFVISCQGQEAAQVGAAFALDREKDYALPYYRDMGVVLAFGMTAKELMLSGFAKAGDPNSGGRQMPGHFGQKKNRIVTGSSPVTTQVPHAVGIALAGKMEKKDLVTFVTFGEGSSNQGDFHEGANFAGVHKLPVIFMCENNKYAISIPVEKQLACKNVSDRAIGYGMPGYTVDGNDPLEVYKAVKEAADRGRRGEGPTLIEAVSYRLTAHSSDDDDRVYRDKEEVEEAKKQDSIFTFAAYLKEVGVLTEESEKQMLDDIMHIVNEATEYAENAPYAAPEDSLKHVYAE
- the lpdA gene encoding dihydrolipoyl dehydrogenase; this encodes MAKEYDLVIVGGGTGGYVAAIRASQLGLKTALVEKDNLGGTCLHKGCIPSKALLRSAEVFATAKKGEEFGVVTSNVELNFAKVQERKEKIVTQLHKGVQHLMKQGKIDVFEGIGRILGPSIFSPMPGTISVELASGEENEMLIPKNVLVATGSRPNSLPGLELDGEYVMSSDHALKMEALPDSIIIVGGGVIGIEWASMLADFGVEVTILEYAKHVLPLEDQDVSKEMQRLLKKKGIKVVTGAKVLPETLVKDNGVRIQAELNGENKEFSAEKMLVSVGRQANTQNIGLENTDIVVEKGYIQTNEFYQTKESHIYAIGDVIGGLQLAHVASHEGIVAVEHIAGKEVTPIDYSMVSKCVYSSPEVASVGLTEQEAKDKGYQLKIGKFSFRAIGKALVYGESDGFVKLVVDEETNDILGVHMIGPHVTDMISEAGLARVLDATPWEVAHTIHPHPSLSEAIGEAALAVDGKAIHA